ATTCTTTGGCAGCTAGCTAACAAAAGTTGTGGTGGAGGCAGGTAATTCGGTAAGAAGCTGGGTGTCAGTCACTGAGGTGGGAAATAGTGTGCTTTTTGGTTCCATTTATAATTGTTAGGAAAATATTGTAAAACAGGGACTTCAGCTTTTGAAAAGCGAGTCTAGCAGAGTTGGATCATGTGGGAACAAACAAACGAAAGCAACCGgtttaatttatattattttgcaTTGGATTCAGAAGTGAGAAGAGAGAGagttctctttttattcttggAAAGCGTTCAAGTTGAAGGCAAGCAGAGGACTGGAAGATGTTTGGGCTTGATGCAAGAATCCTGAGaagacaaaacagcatttcaaatacagtttcTCCCATTTGTACAACTTGGgaacagaatttaattttgattGATGCAGTCTTTAGGACTCAGCATTAtcctttatgatttttttaagttgtttagCAAGaacaggggaaaagaaagtgaaacgTCGGTATTTCAGGAGCGGTATCTGGAGCCAAAGGTGTATCTATGCCAAACTTGAAGTTGGCAGGTAAAGCAGCGTTCCAAAAGGAAGTAAGTGCTTTTGAAGGCACTGTTGTACACTTGGGAGATATTTTCACCTGCTGCACCTACCCTTGTGCACAGAGTTCCAAGAACACCTGAATTCTGATCCTCTCCCTTTCAAGGGTTGTCAGTAGCTCATTCAGgtttgctcttttcctctttcaaaggTGTAGCCCTTTGAGTGAGAGTGAAAGGAGGGAGGCACTGTATTTTCCAGTTCTGCCCTGTACAAGGGGCATATGAATGTAGGAGGTCACAAAAAGTGCACCAAACAGTTAATTGATTTTGTGGATGGCTTAATAGAATCAGTCTGCTGTGCTATGGGAAAGTAGTCCCACTTGTTGTGTCAGACTGAAGTCGGATCCCTTGCTTTTTATTCCCcgttttggtttttcttttaaatgactGAATCTTTTAATGAATCTATTGTGACATCCAGGGCAGACTTCTCCAAACGCTTGGCTTTCCCAAAGCTCGTGAAGTCTGGCTTGATAAAATCGTGTGCGTGCGTAGGTATGAGCAAACTTGGaatcctgctggcagcagcttgGTGAGAATCGTCACTTGTTCCTTAAGAATGGTGTCTTGGGGCTAAGGTATGTTACCAGCAGAAGGGTTAAGCTGAAACACAGACTTTGGCATTAATCCAGGTTTGATTTGACATCACTTGGGAAGAATATGCTGGAGAAGGAGCCGTAATGATGCTGTCCTTTGgtttattttgccttttaataAGATACAGGATTACACTCTTCTGTTCATTGCATCTTACAGCTGAgattcagagattttttttttaaagagcaccTGCTGCTTTACCTGCCAGCATTTGTGGTGGTAGGCGTGGGGATGAGGGATACTCTTCAAGTATTTGGAATAGAAGGAATTACCACTtccagcttggagaagaaaacttTGATAAAATGCATGCTGCACGTGGGGAGGAAAAACATGAGAGAAAGTGCTATCAAGTCGGTGATAAATCCTGCTCAGAGAACCATTAATTCACAGGGGTTCCTGGCTGAAAGGGGAGAACTGTGTTCCCAGCAGAATTGCTCAGGAAGGATTTGTGTCTGTAGATGTCTTTAGCATGCTCTTTGCTTCATAGACCTTCATATTTCTTCTAGGTGATAGGTGAGTAAAATAGCATATTtgcaaagcagtgaaaatacagtttgtaaaagaagattttgcacagcagagaaagagatcATGGGGAACGAGCACAGGAGCTGAAGCTGACCATACCCACCAAAACAGGAGACACTTCTACAAAAAGTCCCAAAGCATCATTTCTAGTTGCAGGTTCAATACAGTCGCACTGGCTTCACAAAGAGCTTACTTCTTCTGTTCATGTTGTGAAATTCTGCAGTTGTCGACGTAACCATTAATCTTGCTTAAGGTTTGCACTGTCATTTCACACACCTTTCTTTTTGCAGGCCCAAAATGTTCAGCACAGCAAGGATATGACACTTGCCAGCAACCGCAGTCTGGCAGAAGGCAATCTTCTGTACCAGCCAAAGCTGGAGTCTTTGAAAGCAACTTTGACTCAAAAATATCAAGAGCTGCAAGTTCTTTTTGAAGCATAccagataaagaaaacaaaattaggTAACGTTTTTCTGTTGATCACGGTGATTGGCTGTTTTATAAGTGAATGTAAAAGTTGTTGTGcgctttgttgttgttgcacGCTCTCATTTTTAGCCTTGTAAGTTAAGGTAACCAATGAAATGGCATTCTCACATTGCTCGGAGCTCGATCATTGCTGAAGTATCTGTTACACCCAGAAACATACACTGTGGATTCTTTCTATTCCTGATGTGGTTACCTAGCTATTGTTCTCTAAAGAACTACATTTGTCCACCTtgctaaaaagcaaaacacaattTGAATTCTCTGTGATTAATCATAAATCAAGCATTCTTGTATTTAACGTTCTCATTCCATACTGGATTATGAAGTATTGTGGATCTGATACAGTACTTCTGGAAGTGCTTTCTGTCATTATTATAAACATAAAGTTATAATTAAATCACAGCTTGTAGCACTGTGACCATATTCTTCAACtacttaaatgtattttctcactGTAGATCACCCTGTCTAAAACATTAGAGTATGCTGCTTGTACATACGCACCATAGAAGATTTTTATGCTGGCTGACACTTTATAGCTTCATTTAGAAGTCACGTACAAACAGCTGTCgtttattcttcttttcatgCCATTGCAGACAGACAATCCAGTAATGCCTCACTGGAGACACTGCTAGCACTCCTTCAGACAGAGGGGGCTAAGATCGAGGAAGACACAGAGGTAACAACAGTGGCTTCAGTTCTGTCTCTTTGTAATCAATAGTGAAGACTTTGGGTGTACATAGCTGAAGTATGCTGCTGAACGTGTAATAGTCTAAGGGGATGTTTTGAGAATATCATCTGGTCTGTGCTTTGAGAGTCAGTAGCAGTCGTTTGATTTCAGTGcgatttctcttttttttactCTTGAGATCTTTGAAGTTTAAGAAGATGgtatttttcaggaaagaaagccAAACCCTTGTAGTTCCTTGGCATTGCCTTCAAACTAATAACGTATGAATGTGGAAATCTTCTTAATGGTGTCTGCCTGGTGTATGTATTAATCCATTACAAATGTCAGTTAGTAACCTAATGAAAGGCTGTGCCTGTGCTGGTTTGTAGGATGAGAGGGCTGACTTTGCAGCAGTTCTGGTGGAATATTCCATTGTGATTTCAAGTATCTGTCTAGGTGCCAGTGGTCACTGCTTGCTGGGATACGGGTGCTTGGTGGGTGGTTTGTTTTTAGAGCAGTGGAAGCGCTTAGTTTTGTTTGCAGATCTGCCTGTAGGACATTCTCTATAACTACATAACATCAGGGGAAAAGATCTGCTTATCAGCCCTGAGTTGTGATTACAAAAAGACGTTCCTAGGACAATGAATTTCATGATTACATGTGCGGTCACCTCTTTTAATTATTAAAGCATCATTTCCCCTAAGGTTTGCATTGCCACAAGTAAGTATGAGTCTTAAACCTGGCCTAGCAATAATCTCCCCCCTGTACTGAGGCTCACAGACTTCTCCATGTTTCTGTTGGCATTGCAAGCAGTTCTGAACGGTGATTCAGCGTTGCTGGCAATCTGGGAAGCTGTTGCACCTGATTCAGCCCTGTCTGATGATCAGGGGAACGTTCAGAGCTAAATTCAGTGTTCTTACTGCTGTTACTTCTGTAtaaatttcagcaaaactggCATTTAACTCTCAGTGCTTCTGAGTAATAACGGCTTCCAAATTCTGCTCAGAATTCTTAGCATGGTCGTCCTTGTGCGTATGCAAACTGGAGAATCACAggcaaaatgttatttttaggCTGCGAGCCCTTTAGATCGTCTTGGAGCGTGCTGTTTTCTAAGGGATTATTCCGTGTTTGACAGAATATGGCGGAAAAATTTCTCGATGGTGAAATACCACTGGATTCCTTCATTGATGAGTACCAGAGCAAGCGTAAACTGGCTCACCTGCGACGCGTGAAAATTGAGAAGCTCCAAGAGATGGTGCTGAAGGGACAGAGACTTCCGCCGGTGCAGCCGCTGCCTCAGCCGAGAGCAGCCGacgcagcagcagcacctcaaGATTCCTACACTTCGGATGCAAACCCTCCTCCCTCAGCTGCGCCCCGACGAATACCTCCCCCTCCGCCTCCGGTCCCAGCAGGACGCTTTCCTACTCCATTTACCGCGGCCGCGAGTTCAGGAccagctgtttcttctccagGTGCTCCGTATCCTCCTCTCCCACCTCGAGCTGGAGCTCAGGCTGCGAGTCAGTTGCCACAGCCAGGATACCCGTCTCAGTTTGTACCACAGTATCCTCCAGCTCTTCCCCAAAGACCGCCTCGCTTTCCTCCACATCCTGGTTTTATCCTCCAGTGAATATTTTGGTGCGCCTGACTTACGTATTGGTGCTTCTAgttcctttttctccccctgtCAGAGACTTAATGTAGGCAGTGGAAAGCCTCAGTTTTTTGCACAATGGAGTATAAAATTTGAGCTCTGGCACAGAAGTTTGAAATTGTATCTGGTAAATATGATTGGTTTTAAATATCAATCAGTGACAAGGAGGATTTTGTAGGGAGGTGGTAGGGGCTAGATGTGGAACAGTGCACAGCGGATTTCCTGACGTTATAAATCTTTCTGAATTCTTTAGTGATGGCAGATCTGCGTCCTGTTCTGTTCTGGTGTGTTCCCGTCGCAGCTGGATGTGCGTGTGGCAAACCAGGAGCTATTTGTCTCCCTAAAGAATTCTCTGTCAGTGCCAGTGTTTGCGTGGTAACAGCCATATCTGAATTCTGGGTGAAGAGTTTTGATGGACCTCATCAGCAGCCTTTGCTGTGCGCCCAGACTGTGGCATTTCTGGCCAGGTGCACAATGAGCTCACTGAGGTGAAACTTGTCAGAtaaagttctgtgttttttaaatattgagaGTTACAAGAGTTTCATTTCTACATTTCACTTGTTACCTTAGACTTTTCATAATGAAAGTACGCACTCTTCCCACTCCTAAGTAGCTGAGTATCCTGAGAGTCCCAGTCccttgaaatttaattaaattgtttGTACAGCCAGTTTAGAGTTTTATAGAGACTTTACcaggcatttttatttctttacctATTAAAActtacagtttttttctctcttctgtaccTTGGATACAGAAGTGattggggttttgtttttgttttgtttttaatttaaactggTGCTTAGCTTTTGATATCATGTGATTCCAGGAATCTAGGCAGggtattttcttaattaagtATTGGATTTTCATATCATGTAATTGCCCACAATTTCATTGTGCAGTTCTTGGCATGCTTATCTATTTGGAATTTGCAGTTAATATTTCTCTGCAAGAAGTCAAAACAGGGAAGGTTTTTGAGTTCTGTGGTTGCTATTTGCCTCTTACATAATCTGTTCTTGGCTTTTCATGCCACCCAAGGGGGAGGCTTCCTAGGGCAGGTCGTGTTTCATTCGCAGTACGACTCTTGAAGCCTAAGGTGCAGGTGAGTGCTGGTAACTGAATCCTGCAGTGGGGGAGGCAAATCTCAACACTTGTTGCTCGTGCAGAATATGTCCACAAATTAACTGTCATTCCCACAGAAAAAAGAACTTTTGACTACTTCATGGTAGTTTAAGGAAGGCATCATCCAAAATTTGTTATATATCTTCTCTATTATTTCAGACACTTTCTTATCATTGTCCTGGAATGCGCAGTGTTGCTTGGAAGACCGTACTACAAACAGCTTCAGTCAAAATAGAACATctgatcttgtttttctttatgtaagGCCCTAGATTGTCCCTCAATCATTTCCTCTGGAGTGTGGTGGTTGCTAGCAAGTACTAATCTGAAATTAATCTCATAACAGGAAGCTGTCTGTTCTGAAAATATGGTTATTTGGCTTACTTTGCCTTCTGATGACAAAGGGCAGAAGGCTGGTCACTGTTACTGGCATCTAAACCCATTCCCCAGTGTAAATCTGGAAAGTTTCTGTAAATGGGGGAGTTTGTGAAGCAACGTGCATTGGATTTGTTTGCAAAGTGTGTTTTCTCTGTAATCTAGTGATGGTACAGGACgtgttttttaaaatagtgtaaTATCTTTTCTTGGTATTATTTTATCATTGAAGCTTTGTGTAAGCATGGTTAATTATGActtgtttcaaaataattctgctGTGCTATTAGTGCTGGTATTTGGGTGGCAACTGTTGTGTCTGAGTGCTAAAACATAAATCTGCTGCGGAAAGGATTTGTGTCCTAGGAAGAAGAAAGGTGGCTGGGAGCTACCAGGGTGGTGGCTGAGTACAGAAATCCATACATTGAGCCTGCTACACAAACTCTAAAACACTCTCCAATCAGTTTTGCTAACGTTTAATAAAAACAGCCAGGTATATTTTACACTTAGCCAGTgccaagttttttttctgagagttGCTGATCCTCAGAAGTAACAGAGGTGATAGGTAAGTGTACTGTGAATTTGCACTGCATTTTATGTACCTAACTTTATTGGTGTTAGTAGtccaaaagtatttttactaCTTGttaaattttctgtcttttggtAACTTTTGTGATAACAAGACCTTTCAGGGATACTTTATCTAAAAACAAACTCTTGTGCTAACTAAATACAGACAAAGCTAATGCAGTTTTTCTGTCGGAGAGCAAAACAATGCATTGTTGCATATGCATGTGGCTGATGTGCCTTAGGATCACTACCTGTGATTGTAATACTAGGATATTTTATCATTTGAATAGCCATTGCTTAACTGATTTAAGGGCTCTTCAAGAGCACTTTCTTCTACAAAACTCTCACCCTCgtactttagaaaaaaaaactgtatctGCTATTTGTAAGCTTATAGTTGCCTTCACTGATGGATTAGTTTGAACATAGGTGATATATCTAATGTGATGTTTCAGTTATAGCAATCCCATAACTGAAATccagctgctcacagaaaatgtttttgccaTTAATTGCGTGTGTATGCGCAcaaactgtaaataaatgtaTACTTGACTGCTGGTGATGTGTAAGGGTATAGGAGGACAATGATTGCGGAAAGCTGTTTAAACCCTTTCAGAAACACTAATCTGAATGAGTCGGGCAAGAGGTGTGCCAGTGGTTTAAACTGTTGCCCTTTGACAGCTTCTCCTGTTCTGTTAGAGCTAATCAATTCTGCTATGGTTAGGATGTTTAGGATCGTACTAATTTGCACTGTTGATAAGATAGATTATAATGCCATAGGCAAGCGGAGACTCGAGGGGGGGTAGCTCAGTATGCTTGCCAAAATATATATGATGTTGTCTCGAGGATTTTTAATGTCTGCTGCAAATAGCATATACTTCCCCAAAGCAATTGGAGTGGAGAAAAATCTTCTAAACATGTGTAACACGGCTTTAGAGTGTTGGTTGGTAGCATTGAAAATGCTCTATTTGGATGGCATTACTTTCGCCAGTCTTTTTGTATGCAGATTTTGTAAGTTATGACTAATTCAAGTATATGCAGATAGggttgttggtttgtttgttgtggggtttttttttttttggggggggggaggggttgtttttgtttcttgggGTCTTTTTGAACAATGATCAGCATTGAAGGGCTCAAACTCCAGGATGAGTTCTCTGCACTTCCACGCTGTCTCTTGGAGGCAGCGGAGCCGGTGGGTCTGACTGAGCTGATCCACATGGGTCACGTTTGCGCCAGTGACCCTGGAGGGATTATTTAGGATAAGAGCTTTGTGGTTCCAGGAGGCAGGGCCCTGGGCACAGTCCGCTCATGGGTGGCCATGGGTGCTCCCACTTCCGCAACCTCAGTCTCCGCCTCTTTTGGACTTGTCTGCCCTCTCCAACTGGAATGATGTAGAGCTCCCATTGACAATTTCTCTAGCATGAATATGGAGCTACTTGGCAAATGTtgagttcagaggaggctgAGTTGTCCTGCACCTGAATGGTTCCTCTGTGTAATCCTGGACAGTCAAATAAAGGGGCAATTTTATATGCCCAGCAAGTTGTGAAATGTACAGTGGATTTGTTTGCATAATAAGTCTTTCTGTAATCTACTGTGgtctgattttaaataaaacatcgTATCTCTCTTGGTGTCGTCTTTCCATTGCGGCTTCATTTAATCATGGTGGAGATAAGCTCATGTTTTTTATATTAATGATGTGTGTATTTAGGAAGGTAACAGTTGTGAGTTAAATTAGCAAGAAAATGAGCAATGAATTTATTATGAAGATGTGTTCTGGTGGATTGGTTATAGCAAGTCCCATTGGTGTGCTGCTGATACAGGACAGGTGTGCTCAGATCCCGCACATCTCAGGCATAGCAAAGTTGGAATCACTGCGTTTTTGTTTCCCACCATTACCTCGAATGGTGGAAGTGTTTAAATTCTTGCcctggaaaagctgagagaaggGGGAagcctgcttttattttgttaatggaggaaaaagatTTCAGCCAAGTCAAGTTAGGAGAAATGAGTCAAGCAAAGTTATTTAGGAATATGAGTCAGATGGCAGAAAGAACATGCTGTAATTTTCTGTAATATCTGTCACCTCAATAGCGATGTAAAATAGAACTCCTCCTGCAGAATAACTGATGTTAATACATGGAAGAAAATCCcttcaaaaatgtttctcttgATGTGTTCCATTTGTGGTGGCTACGGAGACTTGCTCACCTCCTGCTAACGCCGAAATAGGAAACGGCAGCTCCAGCACACGGTGTGACTCAGTGCGGGTGGGCgaggggaggaggtgctgtTATGTaaaagccccagctccctcGCAGCTTTTCCAAGAACTTGCAGCGGCTTCAGGAAGCGCCTGTGCTGCTGCCGGGCTTCAGGTGGGATCGTTCCTTCCCCACAGGAGAAGTCTCACAgcgtgctgtgctgctgcagggacccACCTGGCAGCTGGGTCATGGGTAACTGAGCACGGGAAGGGCGCAGATCTGGGAGCGGTGTGTCAGGGTGCTGGTGATATTTCACTTCTTGCGTCCTCCCTTCTCTTTGGAAGATGGTTCTGGAGGCTGCGTGAGCCCACACACTCCCTTCCGTAGCACTTGTAAGCCCCTAGCTGTCTATTAATCAGCCCTGACACAAGGCTCTCGCAGGTTTGCCCCTTTATCTCTGGTCACATATTTTGACAAAGCCGCTTTTCACCTGGCTTCCTCCAGCACGCAGAGGTGGTGCTTCCTCTCGGTGTGCTGAATTTCAATGCCCCTTTTTCTCGCCAGCCATCAGAGGGATGGGTGTTTTGTGAACTTCACTCTGCAGCGCTGAACTCGAGCTGCTTTGTGTGCTGGTGTCCAAAGCAATTTGTGGTTATGCGGGGTTGGCTGCTGCCCGAGCGGCcgtggggagggaggagggctCTGGGAAGAGGCTGCTGGAAAACTGCTTCAAGCACAACACGTTGTACCAAACCAACCTGGGCGGAAGGGAGGGAATGTAATATCTCACATCTTTCCTTTGGTGATTTTCCACTCTTTGTTGCAGGTACTGGGGAAAATTTGTGCTTGGTAGCACAGGTCTAAGGAGCTCCCTCATTCCACAGGTACAGTAATGGCATCTAGAAGTCATTAACAAATTGGGACCCATACAGCAGGATGTCTTGTGGAGGCTTGGGACGCACCTTTGCAGTTTGcactggttttgttgtttttttttttttttaaatggctgctACAAATATAGCAAATACTTTCCTAAATACAGAGGAATTGAGGAATTCTTACGCTGAACAGCAAGCTTAATTTTGTTAGAAAATTACTTCAGAGCACAGGTGATGCTCTCAGTGGCCTTTGGGGCTtggttttgctgttattttttgaGGCTGTACAAGCCCGTGTGGGTTATTGACCTGCAGCCTAAGTTTTGATTCCAGCAAATTGGAATGAACCAGCAGTGTTGATGAAGTTCCACTCACCCTTAACACTGTTTTAAAGGCACCCCATACCTTACTTGGGAGTTCTTTAACCTCTAAGTGGAGCTAGGGCTGGACTCGTGGTCCTGAGgttttaaaaagagcatttgTGGCTAATCAATATTTCCATCACGAAATGTTCTGCCATGAGAGGTCGGGATGACATCAGTCTCTCAGGAAGTACACCTTTATCACCGCCTATAAATAGAGAacaaactgctgcagaaagcatttcCTCGTCGGCAGAGAACAGGGTTCAGAAACGAAACcgagcagtgctgggctgctgctgcatgcatgGCACCCAGCGGTTGCTCCTAACCCCGTAACGCCGTTTGTGGTGCGGAACTGGGAAGGCTTGGCTCACCAGGAGGCTGATAGGggttaaaataaagaatgaaatgcCTTAGAAACGGTTCTTTCGTTAGATAGAGCAACTCGTAATTCTAACAAACAGCTTTATAGCCTCTGTGGTTAATCATGTGAACTGAGCCAtggggtttttgtgtgtgtgtgttttaatttgGGCTTGTCTGAATCATGATTGTAACACTTTAGTGTCACAAATAAGTGGATGGAAATGCTGATTctgtgttattattattttaaggagACCCTCCCAATGCCACAGTCCCTGTGCTCACCCCTCTTGGGCATCCTTCTGTATAGACATATATTTATATTAGTATGTACTACATAGGTGTATTTCCAGGTGCTGGGGTGACCAGGCTTTGGGGTCCCCATTCCTGGGGATGCTCAAAAACCATAGGGCtgtgcactgagggacacaggtGGGGGCATGGTGAGGGTAGGGGTTGGGGGTTGGGTAGGGGGTTGGGGTGGGACGTGATGctcttggaggccttttccaaccaCAGATCCTACAAATCCACTCACCCTTAGCTCCCAGCAGTGTCCCATGTTCCCTTGAAGCCCTCCACTTTGAAGCCCCACCCCATTAGTGCCAACCCTGCTGCTGACCGAGCACCACACACAGCTTAAATATTGCTGCTTTAATCATCTACATCCAGTAGCAGttcaaagagaagagaagcCAGCTACGTTTCCTCTGCCCCCACGTCTCCTCGCATCGGTTTCCTTATTGCTGCAGAATTCGCCACATCTAATGGCCCTGGGCTCCTGCAGGCCACATTGAGGTTTAATTCTGCTAATTAtcttaaatataaaacataatgcaactgctcctctgctgttgCCGtagtaataaaaaatagaaaaggaaataataaaaagatgctTGTATCCTTATTGCCAGTGTGTGCCAGTAACTGCTTTGTCCCTTCTGAAAGCCCCGTTAAAGCGACGTTCCCCTCTTCGCTGAGAGCCGAGCCCACACCAAAACGAGGTCAAAATATTCCTGAAGAAggggaagttaaaaaaaaaaaacacaggtgCAAGAAAAGCCCAACAGTTTCCTACTTCAAAAACATCTCAGGTTCTTCAGAAGGGTAGGAGCAGTACAGTAGAGCTACATTTACTGAAGAGGTCCAGTGCTgataaagttaaaaaacaaacataaatcaACCCAAATAAATCCCAAATTAAATTAAACCAAGCGAGCTGTGAGGCCGGCACCTCACGGGGCCTGGCTGCTCTACGGAGAAGGACcgagtgaagaaaaaataaaataaaaatcaattttttggttaaaaaaaaaataataataattccagTTTCTCAGGCCGGGCGAGGAGGAGACCCCCGCGCATGAAGGCACGCCGGAGGCAAGGCGATCTGTTTAAAACACAGACGTAAGAGCGCTGATGGCGTGGGCCTGGCCCTCTCCGTCCCGCTAGAAGTTGACGGCGTGCGCCCGGTGCAGGCTGGCGTCTCGCTCGGGCTGCAA
Above is a genomic segment from Numida meleagris isolate 19003 breed g44 Domestic line chromosome 14, NumMel1.0, whole genome shotgun sequence containing:
- the VPS37B gene encoding vacuolar protein sorting-associated protein 37B, which produces MALDAGRLEGLSLQELSALLDDEERLQGMAHEMEEAQNVQHSKDMTLASNRSLAEGNLLYQPKLESLKATLTQKYQELQVLFEAYQIKKTKLDRQSSNASLETLLALLQTEGAKIEEDTENMAEKFLDGEIPLDSFIDEYQSKRKLAHLRRVKIEKLQEMVLKGQRLPPVQPLPQPRAADAAAAPQDSYTSDANPPPSAAPRRIPPPPPPVPAGRFPTPFTAAASSGPAVSSPGAPYPPLPPRAGAQAASQLPQPGYPSQFVPQYPPALPQRPPRFPPHPGFILQ